A single region of the Salvia miltiorrhiza cultivar Shanhuang (shh) chromosome 8, IMPLAD_Smil_shh, whole genome shotgun sequence genome encodes:
- the LOC131000390 gene encoding uncharacterized protein LOC131000390 isoform X2 has translation MEHKEKEVVIDIENGDANDSSSDSTWGKKSLNIVTRILNLNGSVDDEAGVKSDVGSEEELASETTKLLGDKASEGEEGEGLMPPAERDNERGGEGRVPPVEKEKEKERRKGGKVKKAAKPPRPPKGPTLDAADMRLLKEISRLAIKKRERMERLKALKKTRSPRLPSSLSSSSSSSSVCSSAATISALFVTVFFFLVLILQGLNSSTSSTLIITGAPQPQPAPVTRGSSPVQFYKTAMSDDGAAPSFLPPKSG, from the exons ATGGAGcacaaagaaaaagaagttGTGATTGATATTGAAAATGGTGATGCCAATGATTCTTCCTCCGATTCCACATGGGGGAAGAAATCTTTGAATATTGTTACTAGGATCTTGAATTTGAACGGATCTGTTGATGATGAGGCCGGGGTGAAATCGGATGTTGGTTCAGAAGAAGAGCTTGCTAGTGAGACGACGAAATTGTTGGGGGATAAGGCCTCGGAAGGGGAGGAGGGTGAGGGGCTGATGCCCCCTGCCGAGAGGGACAATGAGAGGGGAGGAGAGGGGCGGGTGCCCCCTGtcgagaaggagaaggagaaggagagaCGGAAGGGTGGGAAAGTTAAGAAGGCTGCAAAACCACCCCGGCCTCCAAAGGGTCCGACCTTGGATGCTGCTGACATGAGGTTGCTCAAGGAGATATCGAGGCTTGCCATTAAGAAGCGTGAGAGGATGGAACGTTTGAAGGCATTGAAGAAGACGAGATCTCCCAGATTGCCATCCTCGTTGTCATCTTCGTCGTCCTCCTCATCAGTATGCTCATCAGCTGCCACCATCTCAGCCCTGTTCGTcactgttttcttttttcttgtgCTAATCTTGCAAG GTCTCAACTCAAGCACCAGTTCGACTTTGATAATCACGGGAGCTCCTCAACCTCAGCCAGCACCAGTGACGAGAGGCTCGTCGCCTGTCCAGTTCTACAAAACTGCAATGTCAGATGATGGTGCTGCACCGAGTTTCTTACCTCCAAA GTCTGGATAA
- the LOC131000390 gene encoding uncharacterized protein LOC131000390 isoform X1 — MEHKEKEVVIDIENGDANDSSSDSTWGKKSLNIVTRILNLNGSVDDEAGVKSDVGSEEELASETTKLLGDKASEGEEGEGLMPPAERDNERGGEGRVPPVEKEKEKERRKGGKVKKAAKPPRPPKGPTLDAADMRLLKEISRLAIKKRERMERLKALKKTRSPRLPSSLSSSSSSSSVCSSAATISALFVTVFFFLVLILQGLNSSTSSTLIITGAPQPQPAPVTRGSSPVQFYKTAMSDDGAAPSFLPPKFVLSSSHSRCLQPSSTCYPCFT, encoded by the exons ATGGAGcacaaagaaaaagaagttGTGATTGATATTGAAAATGGTGATGCCAATGATTCTTCCTCCGATTCCACATGGGGGAAGAAATCTTTGAATATTGTTACTAGGATCTTGAATTTGAACGGATCTGTTGATGATGAGGCCGGGGTGAAATCGGATGTTGGTTCAGAAGAAGAGCTTGCTAGTGAGACGACGAAATTGTTGGGGGATAAGGCCTCGGAAGGGGAGGAGGGTGAGGGGCTGATGCCCCCTGCCGAGAGGGACAATGAGAGGGGAGGAGAGGGGCGGGTGCCCCCTGtcgagaaggagaaggagaaggagagaCGGAAGGGTGGGAAAGTTAAGAAGGCTGCAAAACCACCCCGGCCTCCAAAGGGTCCGACCTTGGATGCTGCTGACATGAGGTTGCTCAAGGAGATATCGAGGCTTGCCATTAAGAAGCGTGAGAGGATGGAACGTTTGAAGGCATTGAAGAAGACGAGATCTCCCAGATTGCCATCCTCGTTGTCATCTTCGTCGTCCTCCTCATCAGTATGCTCATCAGCTGCCACCATCTCAGCCCTGTTCGTcactgttttcttttttcttgtgCTAATCTTGCAAG GTCTCAACTCAAGCACCAGTTCGACTTTGATAATCACGGGAGCTCCTCAACCTCAGCCAGCACCAGTGACGAGAGGCTCGTCGCCTGTCCAGTTCTACAAAACTGCAATGTCAGATGATGGTGCTGCACCGAGTTTCTTACCTCCAAAGTTCGTTCTCTCTTCATCTCATTCTCGTTGTCTGCAACCTTCATCTACATGTTATCCTTGTTTCACTTAA
- the LOC131000392 gene encoding probable pre-mRNA-splicing factor ATP-dependent RNA helicase DEAH2 isoform X3 encodes MGTERKRKVSLFDVVDESAVPGKFSRTNGGGKMAADTVPSTINKWNSKPYSQRYYEILDKRKTLPVWHQKDEFLQVLRANQTLILVGETGSGKTTQIPQFVLDAIEVESADKRRKFMVGCTQPRRVAAMSVSRRVAEEMDVAIGEEVGYSIRFEDCSSARTVLKYLTDGMLLREAMTDPLLERYKVIILDEAHERTLATDVLFGLLKEVLKNRPDLKLVVMSATLEAEKFQGYFFGAPLMKVPGRLHPVEIFYTQEPERDYLEAAIKTVCQIHLCEPPGDILVFLTGEEEIEDACRKIGKEIANNGDQVGPVKIVPLYSTLPPAMQQKIFEAAPPPAKEGGPAGRKIVVSTNIAETSLTIDGIVYVIDPGFAKQKVYNPRIRVESLLVSPISKASAHQRSGRAGRTQPGKCFRLYTERSFHNDLVPQTYPEILRSNLANTVLTLKKLGIDDLVHFDFMDPPAPETLMRALEVLNYLGALDDDGNLTKLGEIMSEFPLDPQMAKMLVVSSEFNCSNEILSISAMLSDSCSFSVFSHQANGVVSPLYIC; translated from the exons ATGGGCACGGAGAGAAAGAGGAAGGTGAGTCTGTTTGACGTAGTGGACGAGTCCGCCGTGCCGGGGAAATTTTCCAGGACCAACGGTGGTGGCAAAATGGCCGCGGACACGGTGCCATCGACGATAAATAAGTGGAATTCGAAGCCTTATTCGCAGAGATATTACGAGATTTTGGACAAGCGGAAGACTCTGCCCGTGTGGCATCAGAAGGATGAGTTTTTGCAGGTTCTCAGAGCTAATCAGACGCTGATTCTTGTCGGTGAAACCGGTAGTGGTAAAACCACTCAG ATTCCGCAATTTGTGCTGGATGCCATAGAGGTAGAGTCAGCTGATAAGCGCAGAAAGTTCATGGTCGGATGTACTCAGCCTCGAAGGGTGGCTGCTATGTCTGTTTCAAGGAGAGTTGCGGAAGAGATGGATGTGGCGATTGGTGAAGAAGTAGGTTATAGTATTCGTTTTGAGGATTGCAGCAGTGCTCGAACTGTATTGAA GTACTTGACAGATGGTATGCTTTTGAGAGAAGCCATGACCGATCCACTTCTGGAAAGATACAAAGTGATAATTCTTGATGAGGCCCACGAGAGGACTTTGGCAACGGATGTTTTATTTGGGCTTCTGAAGGAGGTGTTGAAAAATAGGCCTGACCTCAAGCTAGTAGTCATGAGTGCCACCCTTGAGGCAGAGAAGTTTCAAGGTTATTTCTTTGGTGCACCACTAATGAAAGTTCCTGGGAGGCTCCATCCTGTAGAGATTTTCTATACCCAGGAGCCTGAGAGAGATTACCTTGAAGCAGCTATAAAGACTGTTTGTCAGATACACTTGTGTGAACCTCCTGGTGATATACTCGTTTTCCTTACCGGTGAAGAGGAAATTGAAGATGCATGTAGGAAAATTGGGAAGGAAATAGCCAATAATGGGGATCAAGTTGGACCAGTGAAAATTGTCCCTTTGTACTCGACACTTCCTCCAGCAATGCAGCAGAAGATTTTTGAAGCTGCTCCACCCCCAGCAAAAGAGGGTGGTCCTGCAGGAAGAAAGATTGTTGTTTCCACCAATATTGCTGAAACATCTCTTACAATTGATGGCATAGTTTACGTCATAGACCCTGGTTTTGCAAAACAGAAAGTTTATAATCCTCGAATTCGTGTTGAATCTCTCTTGGTGTCTCCTATATCGAAGGCTAGTGCCCATCAACGTTCTGGACGTGCTGGAAGAACACAGCCGGGCAAGTGCTTTAGGCTATACACGGAAAGGAGCTTCCATAACGACCTTGTACCGCAAACATACCCGGAGATATTGAGGTCAAATCTTGCAAATACCGTTTTGACTTTGAAAAAGTTGGGAATAGATGATCTGGTCCATTTTGATTTCATGGACCCACCTGCTCCTGAGACACTTATGAGAGCATTAGAGGTCTTGAATTACTTGGGAGCCCTTGATGATGATGGGAACCTGACCAAGTTGGGTGAGATCATGAGTGAGTTTCCGCTGGATCCTCAGATGGCAAAAATGCTGGTTGTTAGTTCAGAATTTAATTGTTCCAATGAGATCCTCTCAATCTCTGCAATGCTTTCGG ATAGTTGCAGTTTCTCAGTATTCTCTCACCAAGCAAATGGTGTCGTCTCGCCTCTATACATCTGCTGA
- the LOC131000392 gene encoding probable pre-mRNA-splicing factor ATP-dependent RNA helicase DEAH2 isoform X2 — protein sequence MGTERKRKVSLFDVVDESAVPGKFSRTNGGGKMAADTVPSTINKWNSKPYSQRYYEILDKRKTLPVWHQKDEFLQVLRANQTLILVGETGSGKTTQIPQFVLDAIEVESADKRRKFMVGCTQPRRVAAMSVSRRVAEEMDVAIGEEVGYSIRFEDCSSARTVLKYLTDGMLLREAMTDPLLERYKVIILDEAHERTLATDVLFGLLKEVLKNRPDLKLVVMSATLEAEKFQGYFFGAPLMKVPGRLHPVEIFYTQEPERDYLEAAIKTVCQIHLCEPPGDILVFLTGEEEIEDACRKIGKEIANNGDQVGPVKIVPLYSTLPPAMQQKIFEAAPPPAKEGGPAGRKIVVSTNIAETSLTIDGIVYVIDPGFAKQKVYNPRIRVESLLVSPISKASAHQRSGRAGRTQPGKCFRLYTERSFHNDLVPQTYPEILRSNLANTVLTLKKLGIDDLVHFDFMDPPAPETLMRALEVLNYLGALDDDGNLTKLGEIMSEFPLDPQMAKMLVVSSEFNCSNEILSISAMLSVSQYSLTKQMVSSRLYTSADLPWASSVITNFFSSTQLLCPA from the exons ATGGGCACGGAGAGAAAGAGGAAGGTGAGTCTGTTTGACGTAGTGGACGAGTCCGCCGTGCCGGGGAAATTTTCCAGGACCAACGGTGGTGGCAAAATGGCCGCGGACACGGTGCCATCGACGATAAATAAGTGGAATTCGAAGCCTTATTCGCAGAGATATTACGAGATTTTGGACAAGCGGAAGACTCTGCCCGTGTGGCATCAGAAGGATGAGTTTTTGCAGGTTCTCAGAGCTAATCAGACGCTGATTCTTGTCGGTGAAACCGGTAGTGGTAAAACCACTCAG ATTCCGCAATTTGTGCTGGATGCCATAGAGGTAGAGTCAGCTGATAAGCGCAGAAAGTTCATGGTCGGATGTACTCAGCCTCGAAGGGTGGCTGCTATGTCTGTTTCAAGGAGAGTTGCGGAAGAGATGGATGTGGCGATTGGTGAAGAAGTAGGTTATAGTATTCGTTTTGAGGATTGCAGCAGTGCTCGAACTGTATTGAA GTACTTGACAGATGGTATGCTTTTGAGAGAAGCCATGACCGATCCACTTCTGGAAAGATACAAAGTGATAATTCTTGATGAGGCCCACGAGAGGACTTTGGCAACGGATGTTTTATTTGGGCTTCTGAAGGAGGTGTTGAAAAATAGGCCTGACCTCAAGCTAGTAGTCATGAGTGCCACCCTTGAGGCAGAGAAGTTTCAAGGTTATTTCTTTGGTGCACCACTAATGAAAGTTCCTGGGAGGCTCCATCCTGTAGAGATTTTCTATACCCAGGAGCCTGAGAGAGATTACCTTGAAGCAGCTATAAAGACTGTTTGTCAGATACACTTGTGTGAACCTCCTGGTGATATACTCGTTTTCCTTACCGGTGAAGAGGAAATTGAAGATGCATGTAGGAAAATTGGGAAGGAAATAGCCAATAATGGGGATCAAGTTGGACCAGTGAAAATTGTCCCTTTGTACTCGACACTTCCTCCAGCAATGCAGCAGAAGATTTTTGAAGCTGCTCCACCCCCAGCAAAAGAGGGTGGTCCTGCAGGAAGAAAGATTGTTGTTTCCACCAATATTGCTGAAACATCTCTTACAATTGATGGCATAGTTTACGTCATAGACCCTGGTTTTGCAAAACAGAAAGTTTATAATCCTCGAATTCGTGTTGAATCTCTCTTGGTGTCTCCTATATCGAAGGCTAGTGCCCATCAACGTTCTGGACGTGCTGGAAGAACACAGCCGGGCAAGTGCTTTAGGCTATACACGGAAAGGAGCTTCCATAACGACCTTGTACCGCAAACATACCCGGAGATATTGAGGTCAAATCTTGCAAATACCGTTTTGACTTTGAAAAAGTTGGGAATAGATGATCTGGTCCATTTTGATTTCATGGACCCACCTGCTCCTGAGACACTTATGAGAGCATTAGAGGTCTTGAATTACTTGGGAGCCCTTGATGATGATGGGAACCTGACCAAGTTGGGTGAGATCATGAGTGAGTTTCCGCTGGATCCTCAGATGGCAAAAATGCTGGTTGTTAGTTCAGAATTTAATTGTTCCAATGAGATCCTCTCAATCTCTGCAATGCTTTCGG TTTCTCAGTATTCTCTCACCAAGCAAATGGTGTCGTCTCGCCTCTATACATCTGCTGACCTTCCGTGGGCCTCCTCTGTGATAACCAATTTTTTCTCTAGTACCCAATTGCTTTGTCCGGCCTAG
- the LOC131000392 gene encoding probable pre-mRNA-splicing factor ATP-dependent RNA helicase DEAH2 isoform X1 yields the protein MGTERKRKVSLFDVVDESAVPGKFSRTNGGGKMAADTVPSTINKWNSKPYSQRYYEILDKRKTLPVWHQKDEFLQVLRANQTLILVGETGSGKTTQIPQFVLDAIEVESADKRRKFMVGCTQPRRVAAMSVSRRVAEEMDVAIGEEVGYSIRFEDCSSARTVLKYLTDGMLLREAMTDPLLERYKVIILDEAHERTLATDVLFGLLKEVLKNRPDLKLVVMSATLEAEKFQGYFFGAPLMKVPGRLHPVEIFYTQEPERDYLEAAIKTVCQIHLCEPPGDILVFLTGEEEIEDACRKIGKEIANNGDQVGPVKIVPLYSTLPPAMQQKIFEAAPPPAKEGGPAGRKIVVSTNIAETSLTIDGIVYVIDPGFAKQKVYNPRIRVESLLVSPISKASAHQRSGRAGRTQPGKCFRLYTERSFHNDLVPQTYPEILRSNLANTVLTLKKLGIDDLVHFDFMDPPAPETLMRALEVLNYLGALDDDGNLTKLGEIMSEFPLDPQMAKMLVVSSEFNCSNEILSISAMLSVPNCFVRPREAQKAADEAKARFGHIDGDHLTLLNVYHAYKQNKEDPQWCYENFVNQRALKSADNVRQQLARIMARFNLKLCSTDFNSRDYYVNIRKAMLAGYFMQVAHLERTGHYLTVKDNQVVHLHPSNCLDHKPEWVIYNEYVLTSRNFIRTVTDIRGEWLVDIAPHYYDLSNFPNCEAKRKLEKLYKKRENAKDESRSKK from the exons ATGGGCACGGAGAGAAAGAGGAAGGTGAGTCTGTTTGACGTAGTGGACGAGTCCGCCGTGCCGGGGAAATTTTCCAGGACCAACGGTGGTGGCAAAATGGCCGCGGACACGGTGCCATCGACGATAAATAAGTGGAATTCGAAGCCTTATTCGCAGAGATATTACGAGATTTTGGACAAGCGGAAGACTCTGCCCGTGTGGCATCAGAAGGATGAGTTTTTGCAGGTTCTCAGAGCTAATCAGACGCTGATTCTTGTCGGTGAAACCGGTAGTGGTAAAACCACTCAG ATTCCGCAATTTGTGCTGGATGCCATAGAGGTAGAGTCAGCTGATAAGCGCAGAAAGTTCATGGTCGGATGTACTCAGCCTCGAAGGGTGGCTGCTATGTCTGTTTCAAGGAGAGTTGCGGAAGAGATGGATGTGGCGATTGGTGAAGAAGTAGGTTATAGTATTCGTTTTGAGGATTGCAGCAGTGCTCGAACTGTATTGAA GTACTTGACAGATGGTATGCTTTTGAGAGAAGCCATGACCGATCCACTTCTGGAAAGATACAAAGTGATAATTCTTGATGAGGCCCACGAGAGGACTTTGGCAACGGATGTTTTATTTGGGCTTCTGAAGGAGGTGTTGAAAAATAGGCCTGACCTCAAGCTAGTAGTCATGAGTGCCACCCTTGAGGCAGAGAAGTTTCAAGGTTATTTCTTTGGTGCACCACTAATGAAAGTTCCTGGGAGGCTCCATCCTGTAGAGATTTTCTATACCCAGGAGCCTGAGAGAGATTACCTTGAAGCAGCTATAAAGACTGTTTGTCAGATACACTTGTGTGAACCTCCTGGTGATATACTCGTTTTCCTTACCGGTGAAGAGGAAATTGAAGATGCATGTAGGAAAATTGGGAAGGAAATAGCCAATAATGGGGATCAAGTTGGACCAGTGAAAATTGTCCCTTTGTACTCGACACTTCCTCCAGCAATGCAGCAGAAGATTTTTGAAGCTGCTCCACCCCCAGCAAAAGAGGGTGGTCCTGCAGGAAGAAAGATTGTTGTTTCCACCAATATTGCTGAAACATCTCTTACAATTGATGGCATAGTTTACGTCATAGACCCTGGTTTTGCAAAACAGAAAGTTTATAATCCTCGAATTCGTGTTGAATCTCTCTTGGTGTCTCCTATATCGAAGGCTAGTGCCCATCAACGTTCTGGACGTGCTGGAAGAACACAGCCGGGCAAGTGCTTTAGGCTATACACGGAAAGGAGCTTCCATAACGACCTTGTACCGCAAACATACCCGGAGATATTGAGGTCAAATCTTGCAAATACCGTTTTGACTTTGAAAAAGTTGGGAATAGATGATCTGGTCCATTTTGATTTCATGGACCCACCTGCTCCTGAGACACTTATGAGAGCATTAGAGGTCTTGAATTACTTGGGAGCCCTTGATGATGATGGGAACCTGACCAAGTTGGGTGAGATCATGAGTGAGTTTCCGCTGGATCCTCAGATGGCAAAAATGCTGGTTGTTAGTTCAGAATTTAATTGTTCCAATGAGATCCTCTCAATCTCTGCAATGCTTTCGG TACCCAATTGCTTTGTCCGGCCTAGGGAGGCTCAAAAAGCTGCCGATGAAGCAAAAGCTCGTTTTGGTCACATTGATGGAGATCATCTCACTCTGTTGAATGTATATCATGCTTACAAACAAAATA AGGAAGATCCACAGTGGTGCTATGAAAACTTCGTCAATCAGAGGGCTCTTAAATCAGCAGACAATGTCAGACAGCAGCTAGCAAGGATCATGGCCAGATTCAATTTGAAGCTTTGTAGCACAGATTTTAACAGCCGTGACTACTATGTCAATATCAGGAAGGCTATGCTAGCTGGATATTTCATGCAGGTTGCCCATTTAGAGCGCACCGGCCACTATCTTACTGTGAAAGACAACCAA GTTGTTCACTTGCATCCTTCAAATTGCCTGGATCACAAACCAGAGTGGGTTATCTATAATGAATATGTCCTAACAAGCAGGAATTTCATTCGTACCGTGACAGATATTCGTGGTGAATG GTTGGTTGACATTGCACCACATTACTATGATCTCTCAAACTTCCCCAACTGCGAGGCAAAGCGCAAGCTTGAAAAACTGTATAAGAAGAGGGAGAATGCAAAGGATGAGAGTCGAAGCAAGAAGTGA
- the LOC131000393 gene encoding argininosuccinate synthase, chloroplastic-like translates to MAQLHAVSSCSSTNVLFNYSKRDSCRTYDKVHCSRRMASQEQVGVKASEFHGLSLSRNIAKFGLVCENHAIKAVLASDKEVSTSSGADSKVLRKKLNKVVLAYSGGLDTSVIVPWLRENYGCEVVCFTADVGQGLQELEGLEQKAKASGACQLIVKDLKEEFVKDFIFPCLRAGAIYERKYLLGTSMARPVIAKAMVDAAKEVGADAVSHGCTGKGNDQVRFELTFFALNPELNVVAPWREWEITGREDAIEYAKKHNVPVPVTKKSIYSRDRNLWHLSHEGDILEDPANEPKEDMYMMSVDPIEAPNQPEYVKIGIVEGLPVSVNGKELSPASLLAELNDLGGKHGVGRIDMVENRLVGMKSRGVYETPGGTILFSAVRELESLTLDRETIQIKDSLALKYAELVYAGRWFDPLRESMDAFMKEITKTTSGSVTLKLYKGSVSVAGRESPNSLYRQDISSFESGDIYNQADAAGFIRLYGLPMRVRAMLEKGL, encoded by the exons ATGGCTCAGCTGCATGCGGTCTCTTCGTGTTCTTCCACCAATGTCCTCTTCAATTACTCTAAAAGAG ATTCATGTCGAACTTACGACAAAGTTCATTGCAGTCGGCGAATGGCCTCGCAAGAGCAG GTAGGAGTGAAAGCCAGTGAGTTTCACGGCCTGTCACTCTCCCGAAACATAGCTAAATTTGGCCTGGTTTGTGAGAATCATG CTATCAAAGCAGTTTTGGCTAGTGACAAGGAGGTGTCAACTTCTAGTGGTGCCGATAGTAAGGTTTTGCGTAAAAAGTTGAACAAAGTTGTGCTGGCCTACAGTGGTGGTCTGGATACATCTGTAATTGTACCTTGGCTTAG GGAGAATTATGGCTGCGAGGTTGTTTGCTTCACTGCAGATGTTGGCCAA GGTCTACAAGAATTGGAAGGTTTAGAACAAAAGGCCAAGGCTAGTGGGGCATGCCAACTAATAGTGAAGGATTTAAAGGAGGAATTTGTTAAAGATTTTATCTTTCCTTGCTTACGAGCCGGTGCCATCTATGAGAGGAAGTACTTGCTTGGGACTTCAATGGCTCGTCCAGTTATTGCAAAG GCAATGGTTGATGCTGCCAAAGAGGTTGGAGCTGATGCTGTATCTCATGGATGTACAGGGAAAGGAAATGATCAA GTCCGCTTTGAGCTCACTTTCTTTGCTCTGAACCCTGAGCTCAATGTTGTTGCTCCTTGGAGGGAATGGGAAATAACAGGAAGAGAAGATGCGATTGAATATGCTAAAAAGCATAATGTGCCTGTTCCAGTGACAAAGAAATCTATCTATAGCAGAGACAGGAATCTGTGGCATCTCAGCCATGAG GGGGATATCTTGGAGGACCCAGCTAATGAACCAAAGGAGGACATGTATATGATGTCAGTGGACCCAATAGAGGCACCCAATCAACCTGA GTACGTGAAAATTGGTATAGTCGAGGGTCTGCCAGTTTCAGTCAATGGGAAGGAACTCTCTCCTGCATCTCTACTCGCGGAGCTCAATGACCTAGGTGGGAAGCACGGAGTTGGACGCATAGACATGGTTGAAAATCGACTTGTTGGCATGAAAAGTCGCGGGGTTTATGAAACTCCTGGCGGGACCATCCTCTTCTCTGCAGTGCGTGAACTCGAGTCCCTAACACTAGATCGTGAAACCATCCAAATCAAGGACTctcttgccctcaagtatgccGAGTTAGTGTACGCTGGCCGGTGGTTCGACCCTCTTCGCGAATCCATGGACGCTTTCATGAAGGAAATCACCAAGACTACATCTGGTTCTGTGACTCTCAAACTTTACAAAGGATCTGTGAGTGTAGCTGGCAGGGAAAGTCCCAACAGTCTCTACCGGCAAGACATTTCTTCTTTCGAGAGCGGCGATATCTACAATCAAGCCGACGCTGCCGGATTTATCCGCCTCTATGGATTGCCGATGAGGGTCCGAGCTATGCTCGAGAAAGGGCTATGA